In a genomic window of Piliocolobus tephrosceles isolate RC106 chromosome 1, ASM277652v3, whole genome shotgun sequence:
- the PGLYRP3 gene encoding peptidoglycan recognition protein 3, giving the protein MRMLPWLLAFSILGLQAWDTPTVVSRKEWGARPLACRALLTLPVAYIITDQLPGMQCQEQSICNQLLRGLQSHSIYTIGWCDVAYNFLVGDDGRVYEGVGWNIQGLHTEGYNNISLGIAFFGNKIGSSPSPAALSAAEGLISYAIQKGHLSPRYIQPLLLKEETCLDPQHPVMPRKVCPNIIKRSVWEARETHCPKMNLPAKYVIIIHTAGTSCTVSTDCQTVVRNIQSFHMDTRNFCDIGYHFLVGQDGGVYEGVGWHVEGSHTYGFNDIALGIAFIGYFVEKPPNAAALEAAQDLIQCAVVEGYLTPNYLLVGHSDVVNILSPGQALYNIISTWPHFKH; this is encoded by the exons ATGCGGATGCTGCCGTGGCTTCTTGCCTTCTCCATTCTGGGTCTCCAGGCTTGGG ATACTCCCACCGTCGTCTCCCGCAAGGAGTGGGGGGCAAGACCGCTGGCCTGCAGGGCGCTGCTGACCCTGCCTGTGGCCTACATCATCACAGACCAGCTCCCAGGGATGCAGTGCCAGGAGCAGAGCATTTGCAACCAGCTGCTGCGGGGGTTGCAGTCCCATTCCATCTACACCATAGGCTGGTGCGACGTGGCATACAA CTTCCTGGTTGGGGATGATGGCAGGGTGTATGAAGGTGTTGGCTGGAACATCCAAGGCTTGCACACCGAGGGCTACAACAACATCTCCCTGGGCATCGCCTTCTTTGGCAATAAGATAG GCAGCAGTCCCAGCCCTGCTGCTTTATCAGCTGCAGAGGGTCTGATCTCCTATGCCATCCAGAAGGGTCACCTCTCGCCCAGGTATATTCAGCCACTTCTTCTGAAAGAAGAGACTTGCCTGGACCCTCAGCACCCAGTGATGCCCAGGAAAG TTTGCCCCAACATCATCAAACGATCTGTTTGGGAAGCCAGAGAGACACACTGCCCTAAAATGAACCTCCCAGCCAAATACGTCATCATCATCCACACCGCTGGCACAAGCTGCACTGTATCCACAGACTGCCAGACTGTCGTCCGAAATATACAGTCCTTTCACATGGACACACGGAACTTTTGTGACATTGGATATCA CTTCCTGGTGGGCCAGGATGGTGGCGTGTATGAAGGGGTTGGATGGCACGTCGAAGGCTCTCACACTTATGGATTCAATGATATTGCCCTAGGAATTGCCTTCATCGGCTACTTTGTAG AAAAACCTCCAAATGCCGCAGCACTGGAGGCAGCCCAGGACCTGATCCAGTGTGCCGTGGTTGAGGGGTACCTGACTCCAAACTACCTGCTGGTGGGCCACAGTGATGTGGTCAACATCCTGTCCCCTGGGCAGGCTTTGTACAACATCATcagcacctggcctcatttcaaGCACTGA